The following proteins are co-located in the Gossypium hirsutum isolate 1008001.06 chromosome A02, Gossypium_hirsutum_v2.1, whole genome shotgun sequence genome:
- the LOC107957077 gene encoding mitogen-activated protein kinase 15 isoform X1, translated as MQPDQRRKSAADVDFFTEYGEGSRYRIEEVIGKGSYGVVCSAYDTHTGEKVAIKKINDIFEHVSDATRILREIKLLRLLRHPDIVEIKHILLPPSRREFKDIYVVFELMESDLHQVIKANDDLTPEHYQFFLYQLLRGLKYIHTANVFHRDLKPKNILANADCKLKICDFGLARVAFNDTPTAIFWTDYVATRWYRAPELCGSFFSKYTPAIDIWSIGCIFAELLTGKPLFPGKNVVHQLDLMTDLLGTPSAEAIARVRNEKARRYLSSMRKKKPIPLSHKFPNADPLAVRLLERMLAFEPKDRPSAEEALADPYFKGLAKVEREPSSQPVTKMEFEFERRRITKEDVRELIYREILEYHPKMLKEYLEGSEPTGFMYPSAVDHFKKQFAFLEEHYGNGTTAAPLERQHASLPRPCVLYSDNSVQNSTDVTDNLSKCSIKETEKPQTERSFPIPMSRLPPQVPQSIQAGAARPGKVVGSVLRYNNCGAVAAGEALEQRRMARNPSVPTQYTATNCSYPRRNPVCKDDEENELQPKPQYMARKVAAAQGGSRSQWY; from the exons ATGCAGCCTGATCAGAGAAGAAAG TCAGCTGCGGATGTAGATTTTTTCACTGAATATGGTGAGGGAAGCAGGTATAGAATAGAGGAAGTAATTGGAAAAGGAAGCTATGGTGTTGTTTGTTCAGCGTATGACACGCATACTGGAGAAAAGGTTGCAATTAAGAAAATCAATGATATATTTGAACATGTATCTGACGCCACCCGAATCCTCAGAGAGATTAAACTTCTCAGGCTCCTACGTCATCCAGACATTGTTGAGATCAAGCACATATTGTTGCCTCCTTCAAGAAGGGAATTTAAAGATATATATGTGGTATTTGAACTTATGGAATCTGATTTACACCAGGTTATCAAAGCAAATGATGATTTGACCCCAGAACACTACCAATTTTTTCTTTATCAGCTTCTTCGGGGCCTGAAATACATTCACACAG CTAATGTTTTTCATCGGGATCTAAAGCCCAAAAATATCTTAGCCAATGCTGATTGCAAACTGAAGATCTGTGATTTTGGACTTGCAAGAGTAGCTTTTAATGACACCCCCACTGCAATATTCTGGACG GACTATGTTGCAACAAGATGGTACAGGGCTCCGGAATTGTGTGGATCCTTTTTCTCCAAG TATACCCCAGCAATAGATATATGGAGCATTGGGTGCATCTTTGCTGAACTTCTAACAGGGAAACCTCTGTTTCCTGGAAAAAATGTTGTCCATCAATTGGATCTGATGACTGATCTTTTGGGAACACCATCTGCTGAAGCCATTGCTAGG GTACGTAATGAGAAAGCTCGGAGATACTTGAGCAGCATGCGAAAGAAAAAGCCAATTCCTCTCTCCCACAAGTTCCCTAATGCAGATCCTCTTGCTGTTCGTTTGTTAGAAAGGATGCTTGCTTTTGAACCCAAGGATCGACCTAGTGCTGAAGAG GCCCTAGCTGATCCATATTTCAAGGGCTTGGCCAAAGTTGAAAGGGAGCCTTCCTCACAACCAGTTACCAAGATGGAATTTGAGTTTGAGAGACGTAGGATTACAAAGGAAGATGTTAGGGAGCTCATATACCGTGAAATTCTTGAGTACCATCCTAAAATGTTGAAAGAGTATTTGGAAGGATCAGAGCCAACTGGCTTCATGTATCCAAG TGCAGTTGACCATTTCAAGAAGCAGTTTGCTTTCCTTGAGGAGCACTATGGAAATGGTACGACTGCAGCTCCACTTGAGAGACAACATGCATCTTTGCCAAG GCCATGTGTCTTATATTCAGATAATTCAGTACAAAACTCAACAGATGTGACAGATAACTTATCTAAATGTTCCATCAAGGAAACTGAGAAACCCCAAACAGAGAGAAGCTTTCCAATCCCTATGTCAAGGCTTCCCCCTCAAGTTCCTCAAAGCATCCAAG CAGGTGCTGCCAGACCTGGGAAAGTAGTTGGATCAGTATTGCGATACAACAATTGTGGGGCAGTAGCTGCAGGTGAGGCTCTTGAACAGCGAAGGATGGCTCGGAATCCTTCAGTTCCAACTCAGTATACTGCCACAAATTGCTCATATCCACGGAGAAATCCCGTCTGTAAAGATGATGAAGAAAATGAATTGCAGCCAAAACCCCAGTACATGGCTAGGAAAGTTGCTGCTGCCCAAGGTGGATCAAGAAGTCAGTGGTATTGA
- the LOC107957077 gene encoding mitogen-activated protein kinase 15 isoform X2: MQPDQRRKSAADVDFFTEYGEGSRYRIEEVIGKGSYGVVCSAYDTHTGEKVAIKKINDIFEHVSDATRILREIKLLRLLRHPDIVEIKHILLPPSRREFKDIYVVFELMESDLHQVIKANDDLTPEHYQFFLYQLLRGLKYIHTANVFHRDLKPKNILANADCKLKICDFGLARVAFNDTPTAIFWTDYVATRWYRAPELCGSFFSKYTPAIDIWSIGCIFAELLTGKPLFPGKNVVHQLDLMTDLLGTPSAEAIARVRNEKARRYLSSMRKKKPIPLSHKFPNADPLAVRLLERMLAFEPKDRPSAEEALADPYFKGLAKVEREPSSQPVTKMEFEFERRRITKEDVRELIYREILEYHPKMLKEYLEGSEPTGFMYPSAVDHFKKQFAFLEEHYGNGTTAAPLERQHASLPRPCVLYSDNSVQNSTDVTDNLSKCSIKETEKPQTERSFPIPMSRLPPQVPQSIQGAARPGKVVGSVLRYNNCGAVAAGEALEQRRMARNPSVPTQYTATNCSYPRRNPVCKDDEENELQPKPQYMARKVAAAQGGSRSQWY, translated from the exons ATGCAGCCTGATCAGAGAAGAAAG TCAGCTGCGGATGTAGATTTTTTCACTGAATATGGTGAGGGAAGCAGGTATAGAATAGAGGAAGTAATTGGAAAAGGAAGCTATGGTGTTGTTTGTTCAGCGTATGACACGCATACTGGAGAAAAGGTTGCAATTAAGAAAATCAATGATATATTTGAACATGTATCTGACGCCACCCGAATCCTCAGAGAGATTAAACTTCTCAGGCTCCTACGTCATCCAGACATTGTTGAGATCAAGCACATATTGTTGCCTCCTTCAAGAAGGGAATTTAAAGATATATATGTGGTATTTGAACTTATGGAATCTGATTTACACCAGGTTATCAAAGCAAATGATGATTTGACCCCAGAACACTACCAATTTTTTCTTTATCAGCTTCTTCGGGGCCTGAAATACATTCACACAG CTAATGTTTTTCATCGGGATCTAAAGCCCAAAAATATCTTAGCCAATGCTGATTGCAAACTGAAGATCTGTGATTTTGGACTTGCAAGAGTAGCTTTTAATGACACCCCCACTGCAATATTCTGGACG GACTATGTTGCAACAAGATGGTACAGGGCTCCGGAATTGTGTGGATCCTTTTTCTCCAAG TATACCCCAGCAATAGATATATGGAGCATTGGGTGCATCTTTGCTGAACTTCTAACAGGGAAACCTCTGTTTCCTGGAAAAAATGTTGTCCATCAATTGGATCTGATGACTGATCTTTTGGGAACACCATCTGCTGAAGCCATTGCTAGG GTACGTAATGAGAAAGCTCGGAGATACTTGAGCAGCATGCGAAAGAAAAAGCCAATTCCTCTCTCCCACAAGTTCCCTAATGCAGATCCTCTTGCTGTTCGTTTGTTAGAAAGGATGCTTGCTTTTGAACCCAAGGATCGACCTAGTGCTGAAGAG GCCCTAGCTGATCCATATTTCAAGGGCTTGGCCAAAGTTGAAAGGGAGCCTTCCTCACAACCAGTTACCAAGATGGAATTTGAGTTTGAGAGACGTAGGATTACAAAGGAAGATGTTAGGGAGCTCATATACCGTGAAATTCTTGAGTACCATCCTAAAATGTTGAAAGAGTATTTGGAAGGATCAGAGCCAACTGGCTTCATGTATCCAAG TGCAGTTGACCATTTCAAGAAGCAGTTTGCTTTCCTTGAGGAGCACTATGGAAATGGTACGACTGCAGCTCCACTTGAGAGACAACATGCATCTTTGCCAAG GCCATGTGTCTTATATTCAGATAATTCAGTACAAAACTCAACAGATGTGACAGATAACTTATCTAAATGTTCCATCAAGGAAACTGAGAAACCCCAAACAGAGAGAAGCTTTCCAATCCCTATGTCAAGGCTTCCCCCTCAAGTTCCTCAAAGCATCCAAG GTGCTGCCAGACCTGGGAAAGTAGTTGGATCAGTATTGCGATACAACAATTGTGGGGCAGTAGCTGCAGGTGAGGCTCTTGAACAGCGAAGGATGGCTCGGAATCCTTCAGTTCCAACTCAGTATACTGCCACAAATTGCTCATATCCACGGAGAAATCCCGTCTGTAAAGATGATGAAGAAAATGAATTGCAGCCAAAACCCCAGTACATGGCTAGGAAAGTTGCTGCTGCCCAAGGTGGATCAAGAAGTCAGTGGTATTGA
- the LOC107957079 gene encoding BTB/POZ and MATH domain-containing protein 2 — protein sequence MGTISFHRELPKPSTSSSPTSSSTSSTSRTETVNGSHEFKIKGYSLAKGMGVGKYMASDTFMVGGYEWAIYFYPDGKSAEDNATYVSLFIALASEGTDVRALFELTLLDQSGKDHHKVHSHFGRMLESGPYTLKYRGSMWGYKRFFKRTLLETSDYLKDDCLSIRCCVGVVKSHTEGPKIYSITAPPSDIGQHFGKLLESGKGADVKFEVDGEIFDAHKLILAARSPVFRAQLFGPLKDQNTQSIRVEDMEAPVFKALLHFIYWDALPDMEELMGSTSKWASTLVAQHLLAAADRYALERMRLLCEAKLCEGVTINTVATTLALAEQHNRLHLKGVCLKFIALPENLKAVMQTDGFEYLKESCPGVLTELLQYVAKIGEHSVISCGYRKEGSLDGSDVNGRRVKPRLQ from the exons ATGGGCACAATTAGCTTTCACAGAGAACTTCCTAAACCCTCTACTTCTTCTTCCCCTACTTCTTCTTCAACCTCATCTACGTCTCGGACTGAGACGGTGAATGGGTCCCATGAGTTCAAGATCAAGGGCTATTCCCTTGCCAAAGGCATGGGAGTGGGTAAATACATGGCTTCCGATACGTTTATGGTGGGGGGCTATGAGTGGGCCATTTATTTTTACCCGGATGGAAAGAGCGCTGAAGATAATGCTACCTACGTTTCTCTTTTTATTGCTTTGGCAAGTGAAGGAACGGATGTAAGAGCGCTCTTTGAGTTGACCCTTTTGGACCAGAGTGGGAAAGATCATCACAAGGTGCATAGCCATTTTGGGAGGATGCTTGAGAGCGGGCCTTATACACTTAAGTATCGTGGGAGCATGTG GGGTTATAAACGCTTTTTCAAAAGAACTCTTCTAGAGACGTCAGACTACCTTAAAGATGATTGCCTTTCAATTCGCTGTTGTGTTGGTGTAGTTAAGTCCCATACAGAGGGACCTAAAATTTATTCTATTACAGCTCCACCTTCTGATATTGGTCAGCATTTTGGGAAGCTACTAGAAAGTGGGAAGGGAGCTGATGTGAAATTTGAAGTTGATGGGGAAATATTTGATGCCCACAAGTTGATCCTCGCTGCCCGCTCACCTGTATTCAGGGCACAACTTTTTGGTCCATTGAAGGACCAGAACACGCAGTCCATTAGAGTAGAAGATATGGAAGCTCCTGTGTTCAAG GCGTTGCTCCATTTCATTTACTGGGATGCCTTACCAGACATGGAAGAGCTCATGGGTTCAACTTCTAAATGGGCTTCTACGCTTGTAGCTCAGCATCTGCTTGCCGCTGCTGACCGTTATGCGCTTGAGAGGATGAGATTGCTTTGTGAGGCTAAACTTTgtgagggtgttacaataaacACAGTTGCAACTACATTAGCCTTGGCAGAACAGCACAACCGTTTGCATTTGAAAGGTGTATGCTTAAAATTCATTGCATTGCCAGAGAATTTAAAAG CTGTGATGCAAACAGATGGATTTGAGTATTTGAAGGAAAGCTGCCCGGGTGTTCTTACTGAACTGCTGCAATATGTTGCAAAAATCGGGGAGCATTCTGTTATTTCTTGTGGATATCGGAAAGAAGGATCGTTGGATGGTTCTGATGTTAACGGTCGGCGTGTCAAACCAAGGCTTCAGTGA